Within Hydra vulgaris chromosome 02, alternate assembly HydraT2T_AEP, the genomic segment aaactctctgggaaaaagtttttgaatactCTTTAAATCACTTAGATATACATTATAAGgctcttaaaataaatttttttttttataaagaaagatgttaaaattttagtttgaattagtattaaaattgtaattgaACAACATTTTAAAGAATGCCATGGCCAAGGACCAAAATTTGGTATCACTTTAATGAAGAGGTCAGTACTACACCTGATGAAGAGCAACTTTTTACTGCAAAATGCAAGTATTGTTTTGCAATTTGCAAATTGACGGACAGAAACACATCTGGCACGAGATCACATTTGACAAGGAAGCATCCTGTTCAGTTTGCAGTCCTGGAGAAAAAGCGTCATGCTCCTTTTGATGAGTTAGAACAAGTGCAATAAAGTTTAGAaacgtttttactttttaatttaaatgttaacttttattttcatacgTGTtagttattattacaattacaataccaagatttaacaagatttaacgataaatatcaataactttcaataaatgCTGATGAATGTTTCAATATTAGGTATTTTAACAGGtttcatattaattattaaacctACAATGAAGATGAGGCTTTTTAGCAGGTCCGAGATGATAGGACATCATTAGTGTTGGACAGTAAAGTTAAACAAGGAAGAATTTCCGGACCATCAGCAGAAAAAGGTCCAAAATCTAAAGCATTGGGTCAAATACAAGCTACAAAACTTTGAACGGCTTAGAGGAGACATTAAAATTGTCAAGTTTTTGGCCCATTTAAATTTGCCATTCTCTTTGGTTGAACATGAagcttttaaagattttgttcaCTACTGGAACCCAAAAATGAATGTGAAGGCTGCAACAACATACTCCCGGTTCAagtatgcaaaattttaataattttaaataaattttattttggagtGGGGAGTCAATTCAATGGGAGTTCCAAgagaactaaatttttttttggttttcttagTAGGTAACCAAATTGATATGTAACGAGAAATACCAAtagtaactaattttttattttaattttaggttgcCGTTGTTGTACAAAAATGTGAAAATCTGTGTGAATGAAGTTGTAAAGGAGGAATTGCCAACGACCGCTGGATTTGCAATCTCAACTGACCTCTGGCAAAGCAGAAACAATAATGCATACCAAGCCAGTACATTGCACTATGTGAGTGAAGACTTCCGGTTAAAGATGTTTGTGATTGGAGTTTTTCCGTTTTCCGGACAACATACAGCTGAAGCCATTGCTCTTCGTCTGGATGAGTatgttttagtattttatttttattaggttaAAATTTCTGTAAATTAAGTTAACCGTTTGAATTATTTAGATaactttttgttacaaaaaacaaaactcgtcatttagtttaaaattaatggcacaaattaatacttttatttatatctaaaataacaacaaaagtattagtttgtattttaaaatatcgaaAAGCAAACAACTAATTTTACTTTGCTTTTCGGGATTGCTCAGAGTTGGCTGGAAATAATGGAGTTTCGTCCGTTGTGTGTGTCCATGATTCAGCCGCTAATATGAAGGCGGCAATTAACAAGTGCAATTTTGTAGATGCATCTCTTTCATACGCTGATCATCTTTTGAACTTGGCAGTTGAAGCAACTGTCAAAGAAACAAAAGGTTTTGACAGTTTGGATCTTCACGAAGCAATCCAAAGAGCAACTTAATTAAATTCAAGATGCCACAAGTCATCTTTGTCTGagcaaagaattaaaaaagaggtaactagtttttagtttaacatcctttttagcttttatagcaatttagtttatagtttaatttttaacacttaaaaagtaaaaacatataacatagttaatatcagtttttaataatagtaaatagtacTAATCACCATTTATGTTATGTTTCttataattctattttaatttttagctaaAGCTGTTGCTTGATGACAGTGATGTTGTTGGCAAGgataagttaaaatttgtaaaaatcatCACTCCCGTGAAAACACACTGGAATTCAACTTTTATGATGTTAGAAAGCATTGTAAAAATGCGTCATATCCTCAGCTCCATTAGAGACATTCCTGGAAAAGATGACACCAAACTAGCTCCAGTCATTCCTTCAGAAGATGAGTTCAATCTTTATGATGAAATTTTGCCTATTCTGAGGAGAGTTGCTGAGATTTCAGAATGTTTCTCTGCTGACAAAGAAGTAAGCATTCACCTCGTTATCTCAAACATTTACACACACAAATCAAGGCACAAATGCCTGGATTTCATCAAGGCTGGTGGGTCATCACCAACAGCACAAATGTTTCACCAAAAATTGGTGGAAAACTTGAACGTTCGTTTTCCGGACTCTGGTtgtcaaaaccttttttactcTGTTGCCAACTTGTTTAACCCCTTGTACAAGGGAAGAGCTCTGAAAAAACTGGGTGGGTTTGATGAAGCCTATGAGGCACTGATTACTCAATCCAATGCTTATCAGGAATGGATTGCTGCAACAAGATTATTTAATGAACGGTTATATGCTGAAATCCAAGGTCATGTTTCAGAAGATGATCCTTTCTATAATGTTGGAATGGAAGAAACTCCTGCACTTATAACTTCCTATTCTGGTCTGGCTCCACCTGCAAAGTCAGACATTGTCACTGAATGGGAAATACTTCAAAAACTCCCTGGGGTTGTTGGTGTGGACGTGCTGGAATTTTGGAGAGCAAATATGTACAAATTTCCTCTCCTTACTCAAGCTGCTAAAAAATGGCTATGTGTACCTGCTTCCTCAGCATCTTCAGAATAAGTCTTTAGTGCCGGTGGTGGAATCGtctcttataaaaaaacaaaattgcagcctgaacaaattgaaaaattgttgtACATTCAGCAAAACTACCCTAAGATCCAGATCAAAAGATGGTTTCTAACCAGTCAGGATGAAAAAGAAGAATTGTTTGAAGAGGCTTCTATCAATGACTCTGAGAATTCAGCTGCTTCAAGTCAGGGACCTTCTACTTCAACTCTTACATCAGCAGTTGAAATGGATGACTAACTTAAATTGGTTCATTGGCTAAGTGGCGTCATTGGTCTATTTCACTGCCTagagtttataaaatttgcCATATAGTGATTTAGTGATTTCAATAAACCTTGTCTTTgagattaaattttaacatttttcttatattaagTCACAAGCAAAAACCTTAACATGTTAAACATGACAAACCAACAATTGATCAAGTAAAACAttgttactttttgtttttagttgttttttgcTTCAACTTAagtcttaaataaattaaaaaatcaaaattacaaataaagttttgtttatttctttttttacattaaagaGTGCACTTGtcagtaattttattaaagttatttaggtttttaaaaaaattatttttttagttggaaaaaataatatcgaAATGAACCGATAAGTTTCGTTATCGTTTGAGTTACGATATTAGTTACAATATTTATGGTAATTCAACGATAAATATCGTAATGAATCgttaaatattgaaactttatCGTGCAAATTTTTTGGTTACGATATTAtcgtaatataaaaaaactaacgaTACGCACATTCCGGTACCTTATCGTGTCGTATCGTAATAAGAAAAGTTTCGAAACGCAGATCCTTAATTTTTacgaatgttttaaatttatgtttttaagcttttgaatttaacaaagaatcgtaaaagtttattaagaaaaaactgCTAAAGCAAAAGTGAGTTATTTATCACTAAAATGCCACTTTTTTTAGGCTATTGCCTGtaacaaaacttcaaaacttCCGCTCAAAAAgccgtttttttttcaaaactttacccaatttaaaaatagaatttatatttttcaccTTTACATTTGAAGCTAAAAATGATTTCATTTCTAGTAAGAATGTTTGTGTCGTCTATAATTTTTAGTTGCCAAATAAAGAAggcatttttgtttcaaaattcgAGAACTATATAATTAATGACAAAAGATTATCACAAACCACGagcttttaatataaatagtatgGCAAAATGCCAGTTAGTAAtgccaaattatttttaaagaagtatTAATATATCATGAAATACCATAGTGTCAACAtgcaagaaaataaaaacaaatcgataaaaataaactgttaacaaatttaatattttaatagtttgatCTTTAACTAATGTTACCTCaagatattaatattatttaagtaaaacattttttaaaatttttaatttaactttaaatttatttatattgctattttgttttataaataaaattatgttcatATATCAATACATTAAAAACGCATCAGGACTGATGAACCAGCTAGTTGTAGTTTCTCAACTTCATTTATATTTGCTTTGAATTTAGCCAACATAAccaataatataaacttattattcaGCGTGGTATAATAAGCTTTTAAAACCACTGTAATGATTGACCATTGTTACTGATTTCATAATTATTACCATGTTTTCTCATCGTTTTATTCACCTGTTGCAACCATTGAATATGTCTTGTTATTTGCCTTGAATATTGAACTTTGCTTCCTGAATGCTCGGATATaactaaactataaaaaaatttttatatggaacatttgttaaataatttgaatggtttttatttcaattatttttaaattatatgaatataaagcttttttttaatgttgggGGAGAGTAGGGTAATGGTGAACGCGGGGTAACTCCGAACATGGTAAAACagcattaaagaaaaataaatttgacaatttatttTACCTGCTGAAAGGGGATCCCATGCTTAGTTCCAGACGTGCAGTAGTGTAATAAAGTTGCAATTGTTGTTCACTACAAtctgattttaactttttccgaTAATTTTATGCAACTTTTTTCTTGAGTAACATTCTGTTGCAGCTGTGGATTAAAAACCActtcctttttttgttgttgtttcataGTATTGTTTTTGTACTAAGTTATTAcaattagtattttatttgttgttacaCGACAGTGTTTGTGATTGCCTCCCGGTGTGTTCGGAATTACCCCATGTACGTAGGGTAATTACGAACaccaatggttttatttttgccataaatttttattttataataagatttataaaaagttgcttTTGAGGGTTTGTGACTGAATAGTTAAACTAATTGATAAGCAATAAAATGATCAATTTGTATAACTGGTGTCTTTAATTAACAATCCCGCTTAGGTGTTTGCCAATACCCCACTCCcctacttaaaaaatgttttttagataaatatattaataatcaagtaaataatttaatattatatttaacaatttatcatattattatagCCTCTTAATATTCCATTTAACGggaacatttaagttttaattaaaaaacataaattacaaATTGTTTGAAATGTAGTGTCCTTACtatgtttataaagtttaaaattttcaatatgcGTTAAAATCTGATAACTCTCGACTGTTCTTAACAGATTTAGAAGCAGCTAAAATTTAcagttcaaaattaaaatttttaattttcatttagtAGTCAGAATATGGAAGACGGTTTGAAAAAACTCGGAAAAAAGTGAGTTATGTTGTTACAAAATACatcttttaatcatttttaaaacaatttttttttaaattaagaagttGTTGGAATAAGTATTTTTGACAAAGTGTGGCTTTTTTACACGATCGtagtttttgataattaaattttaacatttgatTGGTTTTCCTTTGcaagcattattattttttaaagttcaaattatttctatttgggaaaaagatttttcatcAATTTGGGTTTTCTAAACATCCTAATTAAGcctaagaaaaacttttttaattattttttttttgcttaagtaattaattttttttatctttttatttatttacttaactttttatgtaatataCAATAAGGCATTTCACCTAAGTTtgtttcttcttcttttttattcactTCTTTTTAGAGAACTTGTATCTTTTTTGagaataaatatctttttttcttatcaCCAATGGTTTCTTCAAATCTTTTCGTATAATGTACACAAATATAAATTCTTATTAAGAAATGTTGTTACGATATGTATAAACGTTAATTTAGCATCAATTTTTATTCGCATTTAATGTAAcattttgttatcaaaaaaaaaaaattagcgttGATTAAAAGGCTATCCAAACGTTGTGAAAACATAAGTCCCAAGATTACTAGTTCTTTTTATTCCAGTTAAATAGTTATGAAGTTTGATTTTTGGCATTATAacgtagaaaataaaaataattttgtctgattaaaagctttataaaaatctttaagtgattttttttttccaattttttcagttattattGTCAAAACATTGAAGACTATCAAGAAGGCTGTCGATGGCTTgaagatcttttattttttccttctcgctttgttcttttttttctatttcactTAAAGCTCTAACAAGCTGTTGCTTTTCTTGTTCTTTAATTATTACATCTGATTCAAAAAACGATTTATTTTGCGGTTTCATTGTTTGAAAAGCCGGCACAACCTTTATTACCGAGTTGAATGCCGGTGCCGGGTTGACGACAGCTGAATCTTTATTCTTATTAACCAtatcttgttttattttctcTTCAATTAAATCTATAATGTGACAAACTCTTTCTTTTTTGGCTATATCAAGTGCAGTTTTAgattcaatgttttttatattaatatctaTACCAGTGTCATTAGTTAGCAGGAGATTTACAATATTAAACTGTGACTTCATTACAGCAACATGAAGCACTGTGTTAccttttttatcttgtttattaatgttaatatcTCGCGTCAGCAAAAATCTCATAACATCAACATGTCCGTAAAACGCAGCAATATGCATTGGAGCTTCCCAATCATCGTTTGATGCATGCAGATTTGCCCCATACTTTACGAGTAGACTCACAATATCTGTATAACCTTCTTTCGCAGCCAATGATAATGGTATTGTTGAGTACTTTAATTGATTGTTACCATCAAATTCGTCAAGAACGGAATTTGGTTTAAAACcctttttcaacaatttttctaactttttgaTATCGTTTTTACGAATAGCCTTTAAAACGTCCATCTCtacaacaaaatttgttttacacTTAAAATTATTACGACAACTGATCGGAGTTTCAATATTAAGCTACAACAAAGTTGGTGATATTTGTTGATTAATATatcaaacaatataaaacaattaacattttGTTGCTGACCAATTCCCTTCCTgattagctatttttaaaagttcctaATTACAGGATATAGTCAGCAACAATTGCTATTTtgcagaaaaaaatatgttttgagtaaataattaacatttttcttgTAATTGATAAGAAAATTATTGACTTTTGTTTAATAGTTAAATACAGGTATCTAACTTTTCGAGAGGGTCTCTGAACCTTCAAAAATTCgcaaatccatttttttttttctttttttttttttaatatatactaaaatatattaaaaattgtatatatatatatatatatatatatatatatatatatatatatatatatatatatatatatatatatatatatatttatatatatatatatatatatatatatatatatatatatatatatatatatatatatatatatatatatatatatatatatatatataatattatataaggACTTGTGATATTTCAAAAATCTCAACACCACCGTCCAAGTCAATAGATGAATTGCAAGAACTACGGCCCATAAAAACCattgaaaattaattgaaaaattaactttcaattaaaaaggaaataaacttttaatttaatgaaaataaatttttaatttattgaaaataaattaaaagtttataaatgaGTAAGATGAAATGAAATAGAATATTTAACGACtgtataatttatcataaatagttcaagaaaaagtataaattaaaggAAATATTGTTCTGTCGGCGAAAGTTATCATAatgttataaagttattaaattaaactcaAACTTCTTGTTTATTGAAATCAACAAGAAGTTTAATCAACtacatattaattattattacgtAGTTCATTGTtgaaattaacaattttaacatttttgtgtCGAAGAacagatattttaaagtttaaacctttttgaaaagaatatttatgaAAAGATCATAAGGACTATTATGAAAGGctttaaaaaagagaaataacttatcaacaattttttattatagtgtCTTGAGTtaaaacgatataaaaaatgttttttattttattttgaaattttttccaaaataaaacaaaattaagtacgaaatgatttttaaatcagCCATTTATACTTAATAGCAACCAGGTTCATAAAATTGTTTGTCTCATAAGACTATTGaagaaaatgctttaaaaaggtttcaaattaaaatcctTGGTGCGATATGTAATTTGTATGCAGTGCCAATTTATTCATAAATCACATTTGACAAATATTAAGAAACAAACGCAGTCAATCGTCCGCATATTGCCTGAAAAATTAAACGTTTGTTATAGCACAGATTTATAATAACAGCTACAATATagtataacaaataaatactgtataacaaataaatatagtataaatattaaatatagtacAAGTAATAAAGAAGATATTCTTAATGACTGAATGTAAAATCCGGGCTATAtgctaaaaatgaaaacttttggTTTGATGTTAAAATGTGTTCTATATGCCGAACACAGTGAAAACCGGGCCAAGTGATATTCGCTGTCGAAGTAGTAACTACTTCCACAGTGAATTTATAGAAGTAACTACTTCCTCAATTAATATCACTCAGCTGGGTTTTTACTGTATAGTGTTTGTCACATAGAACATttctatttcaaataaaatgaaaatatcacTTTTATCAAGTTTCAAAGATTGTATAaacctttattttataaaaataacaacaggTTGTTGTGTTTTTTGGTTACTTAAA encodes:
- the LOC105844854 gene encoding poly [ADP-ribose] polymerase tankyrase, with amino-acid sequence MDVLKAIRKNDIKKLEKLLKKGFKPNSVLDEFDGNNQLKYSTIPLSLAAKEGYTDIVSLLVKYGANLHASNDDWEAPMHIAAFYGHVDVMRFLLTRDININKQDKKGNTVLHVAVMKSQFNIVNLLLTNDTGIDINIKNIESKTALDIAKKERVCHIIDLIEEKIKQDMVNKNKDSAVVNPAPAFNSVIKVVPAFQTMKPQNKSFFESDVIIKEQEKQQLVRALSEIEKKEQSEKEKIKDLQAIDSLLDSLQCFDNNN